A genome region from Schlesneria paludicola DSM 18645 includes the following:
- a CDS encoding GPW/gp25 family protein, with protein sequence MFSTSKTRNARPDPRRNATPASPWSIGNDGRTNTVVGAAKVRQYLETYLFTAPGERLNRPTYGAGVMNLIFGGATQVEQTLRQGIEGGLTQELLDLIEILAVESNVVDSKICVTIRYRLLQPGTAGEQPLHETFERPL encoded by the coding sequence ATGTTTTCAACATCGAAAACTCGAAACGCACGGCCAGATCCCCGACGAAACGCCACGCCTGCGTCCCCCTGGTCGATCGGAAATGATGGGCGCACCAATACCGTCGTGGGCGCCGCCAAGGTGCGCCAGTATCTAGAAACCTATCTGTTCACCGCCCCGGGCGAACGGCTCAATCGCCCCACCTATGGTGCCGGAGTGATGAACCTGATCTTCGGTGGCGCAACGCAAGTTGAGCAAACTCTGAGGCAAGGTATTGAAGGTGGACTGACGCAAGAGTTACTGGATCTTATCGAAATTCTCGCAGTGGAATCGAACGTGGTGGATTCCAAAATCTGCGTCACGATTCGCTATCGGCTCCTGCAACCTGGCACTGCCGGTGAACAACCCCTGCATGAGACTTTTGAACGCCCTTTGTAA
- a CDS encoding phage baseplate assembly protein V: protein MTKSVAAYHARNSPDIMGRGFLGKFRGKVVDNLDLEQKGRVKVSVKDVLDGEELGWAMPAMPYGGNGVGFFMIPPKGTDVWVEFEGGDPDFPIWTGCFWPKDSTSTSQLPPGAGLPSVKVIQTEFVTITIEDVAGGKLTIQTKAGMKLVMNSEGAEISTKAGASVNLKGNEVSINQTALQVK, encoded by the coding sequence ATGACCAAATCAGTTGCCGCTTACCACGCTCGGAACTCGCCGGACATCATGGGCCGAGGTTTCCTCGGTAAGTTCCGCGGCAAGGTGGTTGATAACCTCGATCTCGAGCAGAAAGGCCGGGTCAAAGTTTCAGTCAAAGATGTGCTCGATGGAGAAGAGCTGGGCTGGGCGATGCCGGCCATGCCCTATGGCGGCAATGGTGTGGGCTTTTTCATGATCCCACCCAAGGGGACCGATGTCTGGGTCGAATTTGAAGGGGGCGATCCGGACTTTCCGATCTGGACCGGTTGCTTCTGGCCAAAAGATTCCACAAGTACGTCGCAGTTGCCGCCGGGTGCGGGGTTGCCGTCTGTCAAGGTGATCCAAACCGAATTTGTCACGATCACGATTGAAGATGTTGCAGGCGGAAAGTTGACGATTCAGACGAAAGCCGGAATGAAGCTCGTCATGAATTCCGAAGGTGCTGAAATTAGTACCAAGGCCGGCGCCAGTGTGAACCTTAAGGGTAATGAAGTCTCGATCAATCAGACGGCTTTGCAGGTGAAGTAA
- a CDS encoding ATP-binding protein — protein sequence MKSTAPQSAPVVTMPNLPLPEQDLAFLSAALHCLELRLRKLAHGEGHCELPSDYAGEFKKAQEAFDHARSHRPSFEVMIERLQLTQFEAHLLLLCIVNELSSVISVLCGMVPHSPGAYVSLAVAKLVFPGEFDWAALSPDRPLRRLRLIDITQPAGRTLLTSPLRVEERVFHYARGERDLDDRLTAWLHQFEPPSLAGPLPDSHLEIVNNLLDGLHRFPRGAALPVVQLVGPDRLGKQLFAHETAANCCRTLFQGVASALPSSINEMDDLARIWERECRLIPIALYLDADDLDPPGSDVTDSHQGAATGLSAVSAQSVLRLIVRTHRLVFLSVRERWPLNSLGRDSLTFDIGRPHPDEQEDVWIESLGGDAHAEQQATLLSGQFDLHTAVIRQVANDVPRPDHHGRELVRWKDALWDGCRQEVRPKLESLAAHLDPKANWERLVLPEPHLEQLAEIANQIRFRHVVHRRWGLSDRFSRGLGLSVLFAGESGTGKTLAAEVLACDLRLDLFVIDLSAIVSKYVGETEKNLRRLFDAAEQGGCALLFNEADALFGKRSAVKESQDRFANIEIDYLLQRMEEFRGLAILTTNRKSDLDQAFLRRLRFIVDFPTPDRSQMIAIWKLLLPPLEGYFDLDQLVEQMSAGRAGRHPDQHRVIPTKNLDYPLLAQLSDQLNGGGAFNASINAAFRAAASRSAVGMEHVKPAIKAELDKQGLSYRPSDFEEGATSPPVSPQRREADRLRQANGNHVKAVGGTKR from the coding sequence ATGAAAAGTACCGCTCCGCAGTCAGCGCCCGTCGTCACCATGCCAAACCTCCCTTTGCCGGAGCAAGATCTGGCTTTCCTGTCCGCGGCACTCCATTGTCTCGAATTGAGACTGAGAAAACTCGCCCATGGTGAAGGCCATTGTGAACTGCCGTCCGACTACGCGGGTGAGTTCAAAAAGGCCCAGGAGGCTTTCGATCACGCTCGAAGCCATCGCCCCTCCTTTGAAGTGATGATTGAACGCCTCCAACTCACTCAGTTCGAGGCCCATCTACTGCTGCTCTGCATTGTTAATGAGTTGAGTTCGGTGATTTCGGTTCTGTGCGGGATGGTCCCACATTCACCTGGCGCATACGTTTCGCTGGCAGTGGCCAAACTTGTGTTTCCCGGTGAATTTGATTGGGCCGCATTGAGCCCGGATCGTCCCTTGCGCCGATTGCGTTTGATCGACATAACTCAGCCTGCAGGCAGAACATTGCTGACGTCTCCGCTGCGCGTTGAAGAGCGGGTGTTTCACTATGCGCGAGGTGAACGTGATCTCGATGACCGATTGACCGCTTGGCTGCACCAGTTCGAGCCACCATCCCTCGCTGGTCCTTTGCCTGACTCGCATTTAGAAATTGTCAACAACCTGCTGGATGGCCTGCATCGATTCCCGCGTGGCGCAGCACTACCTGTGGTGCAACTGGTTGGTCCCGACCGACTCGGGAAGCAGTTGTTCGCCCACGAAACCGCCGCCAATTGTTGCCGGACGTTGTTTCAGGGTGTCGCCAGCGCGCTGCCGTCCTCGATCAACGAAATGGACGATCTCGCTCGGATCTGGGAACGGGAATGCCGCTTGATCCCAATCGCGCTGTACCTGGATGCCGACGATTTGGATCCACCTGGCTCGGACGTGACCGATTCGCATCAGGGTGCCGCGACGGGTCTGTCCGCAGTCAGCGCTCAGTCCGTACTCCGACTCATCGTGCGGACGCATCGGCTGGTATTCTTGAGCGTGCGAGAGCGTTGGCCGCTGAATAGTCTAGGACGCGATTCACTGACTTTCGACATCGGCCGTCCTCATCCCGATGAACAAGAGGATGTCTGGATTGAATCACTCGGTGGTGACGCGCACGCCGAGCAGCAGGCCACGCTTCTTTCCGGCCAATTCGACCTGCATACGGCCGTCATCCGCCAGGTCGCGAACGACGTTCCACGCCCCGATCACCATGGCAGAGAGCTCGTGCGATGGAAGGACGCACTGTGGGACGGATGTCGTCAGGAAGTTCGGCCGAAACTGGAATCGTTGGCAGCTCATCTTGACCCCAAAGCCAATTGGGAGCGGTTGGTTCTGCCCGAACCGCATCTCGAGCAACTGGCGGAGATTGCCAACCAGATTCGCTTCCGTCACGTTGTCCATCGCCGTTGGGGACTCAGCGATCGCTTTTCACGCGGGCTGGGGCTGTCTGTCTTGTTTGCGGGGGAAAGTGGTACGGGCAAGACGCTGGCAGCGGAAGTGCTGGCCTGCGACCTGCGTTTGGATTTGTTCGTGATTGATCTCTCTGCAATCGTGAGCAAATACGTCGGCGAAACGGAAAAGAATCTTCGACGTCTCTTTGATGCCGCTGAACAGGGTGGCTGCGCACTCTTGTTCAACGAGGCGGATGCATTGTTCGGGAAGCGTAGTGCTGTGAAGGAAAGCCAAGACCGTTTCGCCAACATTGAAATCGACTACTTGCTTCAGCGAATGGAAGAGTTTCGCGGCCTCGCAATCTTGACAACAAATCGGAAGTCAGACCTTGATCAGGCCTTTCTACGTCGGTTGCGCTTCATTGTCGATTTTCCAACTCCTGATCGCTCGCAGATGATCGCGATCTGGAAACTTCTGCTCCCCCCGCTCGAAGGATATTTCGATCTCGACCAGCTAGTTGAACAGATGTCTGCGGGACGTGCCGGGCGACATCCTGACCAGCATCGAGTGATCCCGACCAAGAATCTGGACTACCCGCTCTTGGCCCAACTCAGCGACCAGTTGAATGGTGGTGGCGCGTTCAATGCGTCCATCAACGCGGCATTTCGAGCAGCCGCATCGCGATCGGCCGTCGGCATGGAGCACGTCAAGCCTGCGATCAAGGCCGAGTTGGATAAACAGGGGCTGTCGTATCGACCGTCCGATTTCGAAGAGGGGGCGACGTCGCCACCTGTGTCGCCTCAGCGCCGCGAGGCAGATCGCTTGCGTCAGGCGAACGGCAACCACGTCAAGGCGGTTGGAGGCACGAAGCGATGA
- a CDS encoding DUF4255 domain-containing protein: protein MVEYHAIKSVTRVLKDILTEGVRGPKVETVPLDLINKDVNAGLNLYLYQVERNGRWNNMSVSPSTKPVEARAPLAVTLRYLLTAHGQNDLDAQDALERALSLFADHPQVLHDRIQKIAANSSLARQIEPVRLTMINVEARDLFHLWSTFQAPYRTSVLFQVEVILIEGGQPSGSPPPVAVRQLGTPAIGLDPPFPFIQDVEIVTEVNRTIAFRAEREFAVGEKLVLRGYHFDNVYFVRFTPWPMVQPDQEEVLVRVTTADRTNSDVTITLNPAPGNWRAGKYRVTTLTPQSSPEKAFEQQSNAVIIEIVPQLVSVRVNGNAPVFDPSQPPERAIKAIPNEHGEIAISISTNPPVRASQNVILMLNSQPIQPDSPPDGTDQIHFTMTNFDEGIYWLRLSVDGTESRLIDRSQIPLAFRAFRVEIKFA from the coding sequence ATGGTGGAATACCACGCAATTAAATCTGTAACGCGGGTGCTTAAGGACATTCTGACAGAGGGAGTGCGCGGTCCCAAAGTCGAAACCGTCCCGCTGGACCTAATCAACAAGGATGTGAATGCAGGCCTGAACCTCTACCTGTATCAGGTGGAACGTAACGGTCGTTGGAACAATATGTCGGTTTCACCTTCGACAAAGCCTGTCGAAGCTCGCGCACCGTTGGCCGTGACATTGCGATATCTGTTGACCGCACATGGCCAAAATGACTTGGATGCACAAGACGCGCTCGAACGCGCTCTGTCCCTGTTCGCCGACCATCCACAGGTCCTGCACGACCGAATTCAAAAGATCGCGGCGAATTCGTCGCTCGCACGACAGATCGAACCTGTTCGCTTAACGATGATCAATGTCGAAGCGCGCGATCTCTTTCATTTGTGGTCGACATTCCAGGCGCCGTATCGAACCAGTGTGCTTTTCCAAGTCGAAGTCATCCTGATTGAAGGTGGTCAGCCGAGCGGTTCGCCGCCACCAGTCGCAGTCCGTCAACTGGGCACCCCAGCCATCGGTCTCGATCCCCCATTTCCTTTTATCCAAGACGTTGAAATTGTCACCGAAGTAAATCGCACCATCGCATTCCGAGCGGAACGGGAGTTTGCTGTCGGCGAAAAGCTGGTGCTTCGCGGTTACCACTTCGATAACGTTTATTTCGTACGCTTCACTCCTTGGCCAATGGTTCAACCAGACCAGGAAGAAGTACTCGTCCGCGTCACCACTGCTGATCGGACGAACTCCGACGTAACCATCACGCTTAATCCCGCCCCCGGCAACTGGCGGGCAGGCAAGTATCGCGTGACCACGCTGACGCCGCAAAGCTCGCCTGAAAAAGCTTTCGAGCAGCAGTCCAACGCGGTCATCATCGAAATTGTGCCTCAACTGGTCAGCGTGCGCGTCAACGGAAATGCGCCCGTATTTGATCCGAGTCAGCCCCCGGAACGAGCCATCAAAGCCATCCCAAACGAGCACGGCGAGATTGCGATCTCCATTAGCACCAATCCTCCAGTCCGTGCGTCGCAAAACGTCATTCTAATGCTGAATAGCCAGCCCATTCAGCCGGACTCACCACCGGATGGGACAGATCAAATTCACTTTACCATGACGAACTTCGATGAGGGAATCTACTGGTTGCGACTCAGCGTAGATGGCACCGAAAGCCGACTGATCGATCGCTCTCAAATTCCTTTGGCATTCCGAGCGTTCCGAGTGGAGATCAAATTCGCATGA
- a CDS encoding phage tail protein yields the protein MAQFPGSITKRLDPYKNFKFRVYFVGKTAPVLGVSKLGGLKRTTEVVSHRDGAIHNHSFKGPGRTNFEAITMERGVTHDTEFEEWANLVWAQGTVAGAHMSLEKFRRDLYIEVLNEQGVKAIGYTVYRCWVSEFQALSDFDANANAVLIEHLKIENEGWLRDPQVQEPTAQ from the coding sequence ATGGCCCAGTTTCCAGGCAGCATTACGAAGCGCCTCGATCCTTATAAAAACTTCAAGTTCCGTGTTTATTTTGTCGGTAAAACCGCTCCGGTTCTAGGCGTTAGCAAGCTCGGCGGCTTGAAGCGTACGACCGAAGTTGTCTCGCATCGGGACGGCGCGATTCACAACCATAGTTTCAAGGGCCCTGGGAGGACCAACTTCGAAGCGATCACCATGGAGCGTGGGGTCACACACGATACGGAATTTGAAGAGTGGGCGAACCTCGTTTGGGCCCAGGGCACCGTCGCCGGTGCGCATATGTCGCTGGAGAAATTTCGCCGCGACCTCTATATCGAAGTGTTGAATGAACAGGGCGTCAAGGCGATCGGCTACACCGTCTATCGATGCTGGGTTTCGGAGTTCCAAGCCTTGTCGGACTTCGACGCGAATGCGAATGCCGTCTTGATCGAGCATCTCAAGATTGAAAATGAGGGTTGGTTGCGCGATCCGCAAGTCCAGGAACCAACGGCTCAATAA
- a CDS encoding phage tail sheath family protein, which translates to MPSALTYPGVYVEEVPSGLRTVVGVATSVTAFLGRATRGPTTGPGISVFSFDEFERRFGGLSLEYPLTFAVRDYFLNGGSQAVIVRLVRYDSEANNATLNAAVKAAEDALIGHEDDAALQKDLRDAQNLQNVTAETAKISLAAEDDSNAATKSEPLDLTASSHGNWGNHLWIKALVQVSDDNGNLKKRYHVEDSSDLFDLTIVERVPLYSKNGVPIYQVLQLETIRNIVFKKDSKSSRRIDRVLSTESQLLSANNTKLSDKNPLPIFELDETGRRIALMAGVANSAATAKFGPMLGEEFSTQLPKVSGAATKVAIAATLAGKTDADIAQDADKVASDIADAIKAKKQDTEIETIVKTALAAMEAAVPARQFEGGRNGQELLPVDYKFKARLQRVDIFNLMCLPPDSIDGEIDPKTTILADALDYCVKRRAMLIIDPPLSWKAAGSDVAAVVDAPSTRLADLNLNGPETRNAAVYFPRVTQSNPVRDGVVEAFVPCGIIAGRMSATDVSRGVWKAPAGIDASVGGTVGLDYDLTDDEHGQLNPVGINCLRGFPIYGRVIWGSRTLRGADALADEYKYVPVRRLALYIEESLVRGTKWVVHEPNGEVLWSQIRANVGAFMQNLFLNGALAGTSPQQAYYVNCDKTTNPDNFVNLGIVTIKVGFAPLRPAEFVVIQLSQIVGTTG; encoded by the coding sequence ATGCCTAGTGCGTTGACCTATCCTGGCGTGTATGTGGAGGAGGTTCCGAGCGGACTGAGAACTGTTGTCGGAGTCGCGACCTCCGTCACCGCGTTCCTCGGTCGTGCCACCCGCGGACCGACCACGGGGCCGGGAATTTCCGTCTTCAGCTTTGATGAGTTCGAGCGCCGCTTTGGCGGCCTTTCACTTGAATACCCGTTAACCTTTGCTGTGCGAGACTATTTCCTCAATGGCGGATCGCAAGCTGTCATCGTGCGGTTGGTGCGGTACGACAGTGAAGCGAATAACGCGACCTTGAATGCCGCCGTAAAGGCCGCCGAGGATGCGTTGATTGGGCATGAAGATGATGCCGCGTTGCAGAAGGACCTGCGCGATGCCCAAAATCTTCAGAATGTGACGGCAGAGACGGCGAAAATCAGTCTCGCGGCTGAGGATGACTCGAATGCGGCAACCAAATCCGAACCTCTGGATCTTACCGCTTCATCCCATGGCAATTGGGGAAATCATCTGTGGATCAAGGCGCTGGTCCAAGTGTCTGACGACAATGGAAATCTGAAGAAGCGGTATCATGTCGAAGACAGCAGCGACCTTTTTGATTTGACGATTGTGGAACGCGTGCCGTTGTACTCCAAGAATGGAGTACCGATTTATCAGGTACTTCAACTGGAAACAATCCGGAATATCGTCTTCAAAAAAGATTCGAAGTCATCGCGTCGAATTGATCGCGTTCTAAGTACCGAATCTCAATTGTTAAGTGCGAACAACACCAAGCTCAGCGACAAGAATCCATTACCGATTTTCGAGCTGGACGAGACTGGAAGGCGAATCGCACTCATGGCGGGAGTAGCGAATTCTGCCGCAACGGCCAAATTTGGTCCGATGCTCGGAGAAGAATTCAGCACGCAGCTACCAAAGGTCAGCGGTGCGGCGACGAAAGTTGCAATCGCAGCCACTCTCGCTGGAAAAACGGACGCCGATATTGCTCAGGACGCCGACAAGGTTGCCTCGGACATCGCGGATGCCATCAAGGCAAAAAAACAAGACACAGAAATAGAAACGATCGTGAAAACGGCACTTGCAGCCATGGAAGCTGCAGTGCCAGCACGCCAATTCGAAGGTGGGCGGAATGGTCAGGAGTTGCTTCCAGTTGATTACAAATTCAAAGCCCGCCTCCAACGGGTGGACATCTTCAACTTAATGTGCCTTCCCCCGGATTCGATCGATGGGGAGATCGATCCTAAAACAACGATTCTAGCTGACGCCCTGGACTACTGCGTCAAACGCCGCGCGATGCTCATTATCGATCCACCTTTAAGTTGGAAAGCGGCAGGATCGGATGTGGCCGCTGTGGTCGATGCGCCTTCAACTAGGCTGGCAGATCTCAACCTCAATGGTCCCGAGACCAGAAATGCGGCGGTTTACTTCCCCCGCGTGACCCAATCGAATCCCGTCCGCGATGGCGTCGTTGAGGCATTCGTCCCTTGCGGGATCATTGCGGGACGTATGTCCGCAACAGATGTTTCGCGGGGGGTTTGGAAAGCCCCAGCAGGCATTGACGCATCGGTTGGCGGCACAGTCGGATTGGACTACGACTTGACAGACGACGAACATGGACAGTTAAACCCCGTGGGGATCAACTGCCTGCGTGGCTTTCCGATTTATGGCCGAGTCATTTGGGGCTCGCGCACCTTGCGTGGTGCGGACGCGCTCGCAGACGAGTACAAATATGTTCCAGTACGCCGCCTGGCCCTCTACATCGAGGAGAGCCTGGTCCGCGGTACGAAATGGGTTGTTCACGAACCAAATGGCGAAGTTCTATGGTCCCAGATTCGAGCGAACGTCGGCGCCTTCATGCAGAACTTGTTTCTTAACGGGGCACTCGCGGGAACCTCGCCACAGCAGGCCTACTATGTCAACTGTGACAAGACGACGAATCCGGACAATTTCGTGAATCTCGGAATTGTCACGATCAAGGTCGGATTCGCACCGCTACGGCCTGCCGAGTTCGTTGTCATTCAATTGTCGCAGATTGTCGGCACAACAGGTTGA